In Nitrospira sp., one genomic interval encodes:
- a CDS encoding adenylate kinase gives MRLIFLGAPGVGKGTQADRVTAQYGWPKISTGDLLRESVRNSTPLGLEAKKYMDAGKLVPDAVVIGMVEAKLDDSRCSQGFILDGFPRTVQQAEELGRILERRSLGLDRVINFRVSRHDIVKRLSGRRSCGKCQSVFHVDFAPPRTSGICDRCGAELIQRSDDKPETIEARLKVYDEQTAPLIAYYQGRQVLTDLDGSGVMGDVYSRLTQVLSGIQSK, from the coding sequence ATGCGTCTCATTTTTCTAGGTGCTCCAGGAGTCGGGAAGGGAACGCAAGCCGATCGGGTGACCGCTCAATACGGGTGGCCGAAAATTTCCACCGGTGATTTGTTAAGGGAGTCAGTCAGAAATAGCACGCCTCTGGGGCTCGAAGCCAAGAAGTACATGGATGCCGGCAAGTTAGTTCCCGATGCCGTAGTGATTGGCATGGTGGAAGCAAAACTTGACGATTCACGCTGTAGCCAGGGGTTCATTCTGGACGGTTTTCCTCGCACGGTTCAGCAGGCGGAAGAATTGGGACGAATCCTTGAACGGCGATCCCTGGGGTTGGATCGAGTCATCAACTTCCGCGTCTCCAGGCACGATATCGTGAAGCGCCTCAGCGGAAGACGGAGTTGCGGGAAGTGTCAAAGTGTCTTTCACGTGGATTTCGCCCCGCCCCGCACGAGTGGAATCTGTGATCGATGCGGCGCCGAGTTGATCCAGCGTAGCGATGACAAGCCAGAGACGATTGAGGCCCGCTTAAAGGTCTATGACGAGCAGACGGCTCCCTTGATTGCCTATTATCAGGGTCGGCAGGTCCTGACCGATCTTGACGGATCGGGTGTGATGGGAGACGTCTATAGTCGCTTGACGCAGGTCTTAAGCGGAATTCAGTCAAAATGA
- the secY gene encoding preprotein translocase subunit SecY has protein sequence MFERLLTSFQNIFKIPELRTRVLFTLGMLVVYRVGAHIPTPGINGEALSDFLQKQGGALLGFLDIFSGGSLSRLTIFALGIMPYISASIILQLLTVVIPHLSKLAKEGERGRKKIIQYTRFGTIVIALIQGFGIAVGLEQMNQGAFVMNPGWGFRFMTVITLCAGTGFLMWLGEQITERGIGNGISLIIFAGIVARLPAAVAQTFDLYKVGQLSFPLLAALTLVMFAVVAAIVFLESGRRKVPVQYAKRVIGRRVYGGQSTHIPLKINTAGVIPPIFASSIIAFPATIAGFFETPWIKAIGAQLAPGSLLYTLMYVGLIIFFCFFYTAVVMNPVDMADNLKKYGGFVPGIRPGQRTSDYIYSVLTKITFAGAIYLAIVCVIPEFLIYKLNMPFYFGGTSLLIVIGVGLDTAQQIESHLLNRNYDGFLQKGKLRGRTS, from the coding sequence GTGTTTGAGCGTCTCCTCACCAGTTTTCAGAACATTTTTAAGATCCCCGAGTTGCGCACCCGCGTATTGTTTACGTTGGGCATGTTGGTCGTGTATCGTGTGGGCGCGCACATCCCAACCCCGGGTATCAACGGCGAGGCCCTGTCTGACTTTCTTCAGAAACAAGGGGGAGCCCTCCTCGGGTTCTTGGATATTTTCTCGGGGGGCTCACTCTCTCGACTCACGATTTTCGCGCTGGGCATTATGCCGTACATCAGCGCGTCGATCATCCTCCAACTACTGACGGTCGTGATTCCGCACCTGTCGAAGTTGGCGAAAGAAGGTGAGCGAGGGCGCAAAAAGATCATTCAGTATACCCGTTTCGGCACGATTGTCATCGCACTGATTCAGGGGTTTGGAATCGCGGTCGGGCTTGAACAAATGAATCAGGGGGCGTTCGTCATGAATCCTGGATGGGGATTCCGGTTCATGACAGTGATTACCCTTTGTGCAGGGACCGGCTTCCTGATGTGGCTCGGTGAGCAGATCACCGAGCGCGGGATCGGCAACGGCATTTCCTTGATCATTTTTGCAGGTATTGTCGCACGTCTGCCGGCTGCGGTCGCGCAGACCTTTGATCTTTACAAGGTCGGACAACTGAGTTTTCCGCTCTTGGCCGCGTTGACACTCGTCATGTTTGCCGTGGTGGCTGCCATCGTCTTCCTTGAAAGCGGGCGACGCAAGGTACCGGTGCAATATGCCAAGCGGGTGATCGGTCGAAGGGTGTATGGAGGGCAAAGCACGCATATTCCGCTCAAGATCAACACGGCGGGCGTGATTCCACCGATCTTTGCGTCCTCGATCATCGCCTTCCCCGCGACTATCGCCGGATTTTTTGAAACCCCGTGGATCAAGGCCATAGGAGCGCAGCTCGCGCCAGGCTCGTTACTCTACACGTTGATGTACGTGGGGCTGATCATCTTTTTCTGTTTCTTTTACACCGCAGTCGTTATGAATCCGGTGGACATGGCTGACAACCTCAAGAAGTACGGCGGCTTTGTGCCCGGTATCCGGCCAGGGCAGCGGACGTCGGACTACATTTATTCCGTGCTCACAAAGATCACTTTTGCCGGGGCCATTTACTTGGCCATTGTTTGCGTAATCCCGGAGTTTTTGATCTACAAGCTGAATATGCCGTTTTATTTCGGAGGAACGTCCCTGCTCATCGTCATCGGTGTAGGGCTGGATACGGCTCAGCAGATTGAATCGCACCTACTGAATCGCAACTATGATGGGTTCTTGCAGAAGGGGAAACTTCGAGGTCGAACCTCGTAA
- the rplO gene encoding 50S ribosomal protein L15: MKLHELAPSEGATKRRKRIGRGPGSGHGKTATKGHKGLKARSGGGKQPGFEGGQMPLIRRVPKYGFSNPFRTEYAIVNLKSLAALETTEAITPQLLMNEGLVRRKGQLIKILAQGELNKPLVIQAHKFSKSAEAKIQAAGGRAEVIPSV; the protein is encoded by the coding sequence ATGAAGTTACATGAACTGGCTCCCTCTGAGGGAGCGACCAAACGACGGAAGCGTATCGGCCGTGGGCCTGGGTCAGGCCATGGAAAGACGGCGACGAAGGGGCACAAGGGTTTAAAGGCCCGATCGGGCGGTGGGAAGCAGCCTGGGTTTGAAGGCGGCCAAATGCCGTTGATTCGCCGGGTTCCCAAGTACGGATTCTCCAATCCATTCCGTACCGAATATGCGATCGTGAATCTTAAAAGCCTGGCGGCATTGGAGACGACAGAAGCAATTACGCCTCAACTCTTGATGAATGAAGGCCTTGTGCGACGCAAAGGACAGCTGATCAAGATCCTGGCTCAGGGCGAGCTGAATAAGCCGCTGGTGATCCAGGCCCACAAGTTCAGCAAGTCGGCGGAGGCAAAGATTCAGGCAGCTGGAGGGAGGGCCGAGGTCATTCCCAGTGTTTGA
- the rpmD gene encoding 50S ribosomal protein L30 → MTTEKKAGAAQPALRITLKRSPIGTPYKHRLVLRGLGLRKLNATVSRPATDQVKGMIAKVGYLLEVSPQ, encoded by the coding sequence ATGACGACCGAAAAGAAGGCAGGTGCGGCTCAGCCAGCCCTGCGTATCACGCTCAAACGAAGCCCAATTGGAACCCCTTATAAGCACAGATTAGTGTTGCGTGGACTTGGATTACGCAAATTGAATGCTACCGTATCCAGGCCGGCCACTGACCAAGTGAAGGGTATGATCGCGAAGGTGGGTTACCTATTAGAAGTGAGTCCGCAATGA
- the rpsE gene encoding 30S ribosomal protein S5, whose product MRVNPEELSLKDKVVFINRVAKVVKGGKRFNFCALVVVGDGQGYVGVGKGKAAEVPVAISKAVEQAKKHLVRVPIKDGTIPHEVHGLFGAEHVLLKPAADGTGIIAGGAVRAVVELVGAHNIIAKTLGRGNPFNAVRATIQGLQQLRDPQEMMRLRRAVGVEAQV is encoded by the coding sequence GTGCGAGTCAATCCCGAAGAGTTAAGCCTTAAAGACAAGGTGGTATTCATTAATCGTGTCGCCAAAGTGGTGAAGGGCGGAAAACGCTTTAACTTTTGCGCGCTCGTCGTTGTTGGTGACGGACAGGGGTATGTCGGGGTCGGAAAGGGGAAGGCTGCCGAAGTTCCGGTTGCTATCTCAAAAGCCGTCGAACAAGCCAAAAAACACCTAGTCCGGGTTCCAATCAAAGACGGAACGATTCCTCATGAAGTACATGGATTGTTTGGTGCAGAACATGTTCTTCTGAAGCCAGCCGCGGACGGCACCGGTATTATCGCCGGTGGCGCGGTTCGCGCGGTGGTGGAGTTGGTAGGAGCACATAATATCATCGCCAAGACATTGGGGCGAGGCAATCCCTTCAATGCTGTTCGGGCGACCATTCAAGGACTCCAGCAGCTTCGTGATCCGCAAGAGATGATGCGGTTACGTCGAGCTGTCGGTGTCGAAGCGCAGGTGTGA
- a CDS encoding 50S ribosomal protein L18, translating to MNIVEKNRKLQRRKLRVRKSVVGTTERPRLSVFRSRAHIYAQIIDDLRGCTLAAASTMDKTLRTSLKSTGSIEGAKAVGKLLAERARVAKVSKVVFDRGGRLYHGRVRALAEASREGGLEF from the coding sequence ATGAATATCGTTGAAAAAAATAGGAAGTTGCAGCGTCGAAAATTGAGAGTTCGGAAGTCTGTCGTCGGAACCACGGAACGTCCTCGCCTCTCTGTCTTTAGAAGTCGTGCTCACATTTATGCGCAAATCATCGATGACCTCCGAGGCTGTACCCTCGCCGCCGCCTCAACGATGGATAAGACGTTGCGAACCTCACTCAAGTCTACCGGGAGCATTGAGGGCGCCAAAGCAGTAGGTAAGTTACTTGCGGAGCGGGCAAGGGTTGCCAAGGTCTCCAAGGTGGTATTTGATCGTGGTGGCCGCTTGTACCATGGACGGGTTAGGGCGTTGGCAGAAGCTTCGCGCGAAGGCGGTTTGGAGTTTTAG
- the rplF gene encoding 50S ribosomal protein L6, which yields MSRIGKKPIAVPSGVDVKVAGPLVSVKGPMGKLDWRLAEGLSVQVKDGQLVVDRNGDARQTRALHGLVRAELSNMIYGVTKGYEKSLEITGVGYKAQMQGREMSFNVGYINPVIYAVPVGIDVKVDKQTLISIKGIDKRLVGQVAANIRAIKPPDVYKQKGIRYAGEALRKKEGKTGK from the coding sequence ATGTCGAGGATAGGAAAAAAACCAATCGCAGTTCCCAGCGGAGTCGATGTCAAAGTGGCAGGTCCACTGGTTTCGGTTAAAGGGCCGATGGGCAAGCTTGACTGGCGATTGGCGGAAGGATTGTCTGTTCAGGTCAAAGACGGCCAGTTGGTCGTCGATAGAAACGGAGACGCCAGGCAAACGAGGGCGTTGCACGGACTAGTTCGTGCCGAGCTCAGTAATATGATTTACGGGGTTACGAAGGGGTATGAGAAGTCTCTCGAGATCACCGGGGTCGGATACAAGGCTCAAATGCAGGGTCGTGAGATGAGTTTCAATGTCGGGTATATCAACCCGGTAATCTATGCGGTGCCAGTGGGCATTGATGTGAAGGTCGATAAACAAACATTGATCTCCATCAAGGGGATAGACAAGCGACTGGTTGGGCAGGTTGCCGCGAACATTCGTGCTATCAAGCCACCCGATGTCTATAAACAAAAAGGGATTCGATACGCAGGCGAAGCGCTACGTAAGAAGGAAGGCAAGACAGGTAAGTAG
- the rpsH gene encoding 30S ribosomal protein S8 — translation MITDPIADLLVRIGNAGRRRHDVVKIPASKLKGQILNILGREGFIEGYGEIQEDGHPMFSVQLRYVEQNRPMITGMRRISKPGRRVYIGRDDVPKVRNGIGVAIISTSKGVMTDSESKRSGLGGEVLCSVW, via the coding sequence ATGATTACTGATCCGATTGCTGACTTGCTTGTGCGAATTGGAAATGCCGGTCGACGACGCCATGATGTCGTCAAGATCCCCGCATCAAAACTCAAGGGCCAGATCCTGAATATCCTCGGTCGAGAAGGTTTTATCGAAGGTTATGGGGAAATTCAGGAAGATGGTCATCCGATGTTTTCCGTTCAGCTTCGTTATGTGGAGCAAAATCGACCGATGATCACCGGAATGAGGCGAATCAGTAAGCCTGGTCGTCGAGTGTATATTGGACGTGATGACGTACCGAAGGTTCGCAATGGCATCGGCGTGGCGATCATCTCGACATCGAAAGGCGTCATGACCGATAGCGAGTCCAAGCGCTCTGGCCTTGGCGGTGAAGTGCTGTGTTCGGTATGGTAA
- a CDS encoding type Z 30S ribosomal protein S14 → MARLALKNKAAAKSKFACRDYHRCGLCGRVRGYLRRFRMCRICFRFLSLKGEIPGVRKSSW, encoded by the coding sequence GTGGCGAGATTAGCGTTGAAAAATAAGGCCGCTGCAAAGTCAAAGTTTGCTTGCCGCGATTATCATCGCTGTGGACTCTGTGGTCGTGTGCGAGGGTACTTGCGCCGGTTTCGCATGTGTCGCATCTGTTTTCGGTTTTTGAGTCTCAAGGGTGAGATCCCCGGAGTGCGGAAATCCAGCTGGTAA
- the rplE gene encoding 50S ribosomal protein L5, with the protein MSQETSGESQFAPRLRDTYRQQVVPALMKEFGYRNPMQVPRLDRIVLNVGMGEAIQNVKLLESAVNELGIISGQKAVTTRAKKAIAGFKLRQGMPIGAKVTLRSRRMWEFLDRLVTLALPRIRDFRGVSPKAFDGRGNYTLGLKEQLIFPEIEYDSVASIHGMDITIVTTAQTNDEGKALLKHLGMPFRA; encoded by the coding sequence GTGTCCCAGGAAACGAGCGGAGAAAGCCAGTTCGCGCCACGCCTGAGGGATACTTATCGGCAACAGGTGGTGCCTGCCTTGATGAAGGAATTTGGGTATCGCAACCCGATGCAGGTCCCGCGGCTCGACCGAATTGTGCTCAACGTGGGCATGGGGGAGGCAATTCAGAACGTCAAGTTGCTGGAGAGCGCCGTCAACGAGTTGGGCATCATCAGCGGGCAGAAGGCGGTTACCACGAGGGCAAAGAAGGCAATCGCAGGATTCAAGTTGCGACAGGGGATGCCCATTGGGGCGAAGGTTACGCTTCGGAGCCGTCGCATGTGGGAATTTCTGGATCGGTTGGTGACCTTGGCTCTCCCGCGCATTCGTGACTTTCGAGGTGTCTCTCCCAAGGCCTTCGACGGGCGAGGTAACTATACCCTTGGCCTGAAAGAGCAGTTGATCTTTCCGGAGATTGAATACGACAGCGTAGCCTCAATTCATGGGATGGACATCACCATCGTTACGACCGCTCAAACCAATGATGAGGGCAAGGCCCTGTTGAAGCATCTGGGTATGCCGTTCCGCGCGTAG
- a CDS encoding 50S ribosomal protein L24: MARIKTKIRKGDTVVVVTGRERGKSGKVLSVDTIGGKIVVEKLNMIKRHTKPNQSNRQGGIIEREAPLAISNVMFLCPVTKKPTRLGITRQEDGRRSRLSKKSKETVE; encoded by the coding sequence ATGGCACGAATCAAGACGAAAATTCGCAAAGGCGACACGGTGGTCGTTGTGACTGGTCGAGAGCGGGGGAAATCCGGCAAGGTCCTGTCCGTCGATACCATCGGCGGCAAGATCGTCGTCGAGAAGCTGAACATGATCAAGCGCCACACCAAACCAAATCAAAGTAACCGACAGGGCGGCATTATCGAACGCGAGGCTCCCTTGGCCATTTCCAATGTGATGTTCCTGTGTCCGGTCACAAAGAAGCCGACTCGACTGGGTATCACGCGGCAGGAGGATGGGCGGCGCAGTCGGTTAAGCAAAAAATCAAAAGAAACCGTTGAATAG
- the rplN gene encoding 50S ribosomal protein L14, translating into MIQNYTYMDVADNSGAKQVMCFHVLGGTRRRYGSLGDIVVVAVKEAIPQAGVKKGDVSRAVIVRTTKEVRRDDGSYIKFDRNACVLINAQGEPVGTRIFGPVARELRWKKFMKIISLAPEVL; encoded by the coding sequence ATGATTCAGAACTATACATACATGGATGTCGCCGATAACTCCGGCGCGAAGCAGGTGATGTGTTTCCATGTGCTAGGCGGCACCCGTCGTCGGTACGGCTCTCTGGGCGATATCGTGGTGGTTGCGGTCAAAGAGGCAATCCCGCAGGCTGGTGTCAAAAAAGGGGATGTCAGTCGCGCAGTCATTGTCCGCACCACGAAGGAAGTCCGAAGGGATGATGGATCGTACATTAAGTTCGACCGTAATGCCTGCGTCTTGATCAATGCGCAGGGAGAACCGGTGGGGACTCGTATCTTCGGGCCGGTTGCCCGCGAGTTGCGTTGGAAGAAATTCATGAAGATCATCTCGTTGGCACCGGAAGTGTTGTAG
- the rpsQ gene encoding 30S ribosomal protein S17 encodes MNDAQQPRREWYGNVVSNKMNKTVVVAVERSVIHPIYKKVLRRLTKLKAHDEGNVCKIGDRVQLIETRPISKDKHWRVVRVMVKGQPEK; translated from the coding sequence ATGAATGATGCTCAGCAACCGCGCCGTGAGTGGTACGGCAATGTCGTCAGCAACAAAATGAACAAGACCGTCGTCGTTGCCGTCGAGCGTTCGGTGATCCACCCCATCTACAAGAAGGTGCTTCGTCGGCTGACCAAGCTGAAGGCTCATGACGAGGGCAACGTGTGCAAAATCGGGGATCGGGTTCAGCTCATCGAGACCCGTCCGATCAGTAAGGATAAGCATTGGCGGGTCGTTCGCGTGATGGTGAAGGGGCAACCAGAAAAGTAG
- the rpmC gene encoding 50S ribosomal protein L29: MDVKELSGLTVDELSEKEKQLRQELFNFRFQLGTGRLENPMQIRNTKRDIARIKTVIRQRKSAEGLIGAAGVK; the protein is encoded by the coding sequence ATGGATGTGAAAGAGTTAAGTGGCCTTACGGTCGACGAGCTGAGCGAAAAGGAAAAGCAGTTGAGGCAAGAACTGTTCAATTTCAGATTTCAGCTCGGCACGGGTCGGCTTGAGAATCCGATGCAGATTCGTAACACGAAGCGAGACATCGCTCGGATCAAGACCGTCATCCGTCAACGAAAATCTGCCGAAGGTCTGATCGGCGCAGCCGGTGTCAAATAA
- the rplP gene encoding 50S ribosomal protein L16: MLAPKKVKFRKMQKGRMRGKAYRGGAITLGEFGLKALEPGWVTSRQIEAARIAITRFVKRGGQVWTRIFPDKPITKKPAETRMGKGKGNPEYWVAVVKPGRIMYEMSGVAPDVAKEALRLAAYKLPIATRFVVRGEIQ, translated from the coding sequence GTGTTAGCGCCAAAGAAAGTCAAATTTAGAAAAATGCAGAAGGGCCGAATGCGGGGGAAGGCCTACCGTGGCGGCGCCATTACTCTCGGCGAATTTGGTTTGAAGGCCCTTGAGCCGGGCTGGGTCACCAGTCGGCAAATCGAGGCGGCTCGGATTGCGATTACCCGTTTTGTGAAGCGCGGCGGCCAGGTGTGGACGAGGATTTTCCCAGACAAGCCCATCACCAAAAAGCCGGCCGAAACTCGAATGGGTAAGGGGAAGGGAAACCCTGAGTATTGGGTGGCGGTCGTCAAGCCGGGACGCATTATGTATGAGATGAGCGGGGTCGCTCCAGATGTGGCGAAAGAGGCCTTGCGTCTCGCCGCGTACAAGCTTCCCATCGCGACCAGATTCGTGGTGCGTGGAGAAATTCAGTAA
- the rpsC gene encoding 30S ribosomal protein S3, which produces MGQKTHPIGYRVGYNYTWSSRWYADKDYAKLLHQDIKIRKMVKAKLYHAGVAKVEIERSGDQTRVIIHTARPGIIIGRKGAEVDKLKAALEKEYSGQAYITVKEIKKPELDAQLVSENVATQLEKRVAFRRAMKRSVQSALRLGAQGIKIMVAGRLGGAEIARTEWYREGRVPLHTLRAEVDYGFAEAHTTMGQIGVKTWIYKGELLPALQLKPESALGRLG; this is translated from the coding sequence ATGGGTCAAAAGACACATCCAATTGGGTATCGCGTCGGATACAACTACACCTGGAGTTCGCGTTGGTATGCCGATAAGGATTACGCCAAGTTGCTTCACCAGGACATCAAGATTCGCAAAATGGTGAAGGCGAAGCTCTATCACGCAGGCGTGGCGAAGGTGGAGATTGAGCGTTCCGGAGACCAAACTCGCGTGATCATCCATACCGCTCGCCCGGGTATCATTATCGGACGAAAAGGGGCGGAGGTCGATAAGCTGAAGGCCGCCTTGGAAAAGGAATATTCTGGTCAGGCCTACATCACGGTCAAGGAAATCAAGAAGCCGGAGTTGGATGCGCAGCTTGTCAGCGAGAATGTTGCGACTCAGTTGGAAAAGCGCGTAGCTTTCCGTCGAGCCATGAAGCGGAGTGTGCAGTCTGCGCTTCGCCTCGGGGCCCAAGGGATCAAGATCATGGTGGCCGGTCGTCTGGGTGGTGCTGAAATTGCACGGACAGAATGGTACCGCGAAGGTCGTGTTCCTCTTCACACGCTCCGGGCGGAAGTGGATTACGGGTTCGCTGAAGCCCACACCACGATGGGGCAGATCGGTGTCAAGACATGGATCTACAAGGGCGAGCTTCTCCCTGCCCTGCAATTGAAGCCTGAGTCGGCCCTCGGGAGACTCGGTTAA
- the rplV gene encoding 50S ribosomal protein L22, which yields MAEAKANLRFVRVTPRKARVVVDMIRGQQVPRALAMLRLTPRHAARVVEKLLRSAVANAEQKELGDSEDMWVSQAIVNCGPIYKRFRARSMGRANSIQKRTSHITIAVAVPSAGAGK from the coding sequence ATGGCAGAAGCTAAGGCAAATTTGAGATTCGTTCGTGTTACTCCGAGGAAAGCTCGCGTGGTCGTCGATATGATCCGTGGCCAGCAGGTTCCTCGGGCCCTTGCCATGCTCAGGCTTACGCCCAGGCATGCGGCAAGAGTGGTAGAGAAGCTACTCAGATCGGCGGTGGCGAATGCGGAGCAAAAAGAACTGGGGGATAGCGAGGACATGTGGGTGTCGCAGGCCATCGTGAATTGCGGCCCGATTTATAAGCGATTCCGCGCAAGGTCCATGGGGCGTGCCAATTCGATTCAGAAACGTACCAGCCATATCACCATCGCAGTGGCTGTGCCGTCCGCTGGTGCCGGTAAGTAA
- the rpsS gene encoding 30S ribosomal protein S19, protein MPRSVSKGPFVDDHLLRKVEQMNQSKDRKLIKTWSRRSTVVPDMIGHTFAVHNGKKFIPVFVTENMVGHKLGEFAPTRFFKGHGQAKTEKAVALK, encoded by the coding sequence ATGCCTCGTTCAGTATCAAAGGGCCCATTTGTGGATGATCATCTTCTCAGGAAGGTCGAGCAGATGAATCAATCCAAGGATCGGAAGCTTATCAAGACCTGGTCGCGACGATCGACTGTGGTGCCCGACATGATCGGCCACACATTTGCGGTGCATAACGGGAAGAAATTTATTCCGGTCTTCGTCACTGAAAATATGGTCGGCCACAAGTTGGGGGAGTTTGCACCCACCAGGTTCTTTAAGGGGCATGGTCAGGCAAAGACCGAGAAAGCGGTTGCCCTTAAGTAA
- the rplB gene encoding 50S ribosomal protein L2, which translates to MALKAYKATSPGRRGMTALKDEKLTKKRPEKALTDFHLRTGGRNNDGRQTIRFRGGGHKRLYRQIDFLRDKVGIPAKVAAIEYDPNRSSRIALLYYRDGEKRYILAPVGLAVNDLVEAGPEAEVRPGNALPLANIPLGTTIHNIELRPGKGGQLIRSAGGFAQVMGRDGVYVQIRLKSGEMRKVLASCRATVGQVGNVDHENIVVGKAGRSRWKGKRPHVRGVVMNPVDHPHGGGEGKSGQGNPHPVSPWGTPTKGYKTRKNKATDKFIIARRKK; encoded by the coding sequence ATGGCATTGAAAGCGTATAAGGCAACCTCTCCTGGGCGACGTGGTATGACCGCACTCAAGGATGAGAAGCTGACGAAAAAGCGACCGGAGAAGGCGCTCACCGATTTTCATCTCCGTACGGGCGGCAGAAATAATGATGGACGCCAGACGATTCGATTCCGTGGAGGGGGGCATAAGCGTCTCTACCGACAGATCGATTTTTTGCGCGATAAGGTCGGGATTCCTGCCAAGGTTGCGGCGATCGAGTATGATCCGAATCGCTCCTCGCGCATTGCTTTGCTGTATTACCGGGACGGCGAAAAGCGATATATCCTCGCTCCTGTGGGATTGGCTGTAAACGACCTTGTCGAGGCAGGGCCGGAAGCGGAAGTTCGACCGGGCAATGCATTGCCCTTGGCCAACATTCCGCTAGGTACGACAATTCATAACATTGAATTGCGGCCTGGTAAGGGGGGGCAGTTGATTCGTAGCGCCGGCGGGTTTGCGCAGGTAATGGGGCGAGACGGGGTATATGTGCAGATTCGTCTGAAGTCCGGGGAGATGCGCAAGGTTTTGGCATCGTGCCGGGCCACGGTTGGTCAGGTCGGTAATGTGGATCATGAGAATATTGTCGTGGGGAAGGCCGGCCGGTCACGTTGGAAAGGGAAGCGCCCGCATGTTCGCGGCGTCGTAATGAACCCTGTTGATCACCCGCATGGTGGTGGTGAGGGAAAGTCCGGGCAAGGGAATCCTCATCCTGTGTCGCCTTGGGGTACGCCTACCAAGGGATATAAGACCAGGAAGAATAAAGCCACCGACAAATTCATTATCGCGCGCAGGAAGAAGTAG
- a CDS encoding 50S ribosomal protein L23, whose amino-acid sequence MKGDLHQVLIQPLLTEKITALREQGNTVGFLVHPNANKIQIRQAVETLLKVKVARVNVVNTQGKVKRLGRFVGRRSDWKKAFVTLKPGEKLELYESV is encoded by the coding sequence ATGAAAGGTGACCTCCATCAGGTGCTTATCCAGCCGTTGCTGACGGAAAAGATTACGGCACTCCGTGAGCAGGGCAATACGGTTGGGTTTTTGGTGCATCCGAATGCCAACAAAATTCAGATCCGCCAGGCGGTGGAGACGCTGCTCAAGGTAAAAGTCGCCCGTGTCAACGTGGTGAACACGCAGGGCAAGGTCAAGCGCTTGGGACGTTTCGTGGGAAGGCGTTCGGATTGGAAGAAGGCCTTCGTGACCTTGAAGCCGGGTGAGAAGCTGGAATTGTACGAAAGCGTCTAG
- the rplD gene encoding 50S ribosomal protein L4, whose protein sequence is MPKVDVVDAKKNKVGTIELPNEVFGCESRVALVHEAVVMQRACGRQGTASTLRRGEVSGSGKKPWKQKHTGRARAGSLRSPVWRHGGTVFGPKPRSYAFVMPRKKYRAALQSALSVKLAEGNVIVVSDLTLAQPKTKLLSQALAQLGLAGSVLLVVGEGRMDVVQAGKNLSKVTLVRPEELNVYDVLRCDSLVIPQREMDRVREVWS, encoded by the coding sequence ATGCCGAAAGTTGATGTTGTTGATGCCAAAAAGAACAAAGTAGGCACGATCGAGTTGCCCAACGAAGTGTTTGGATGTGAGTCGCGTGTTGCGCTTGTCCATGAGGCAGTCGTCATGCAGCGTGCCTGTGGGCGCCAAGGAACGGCATCCACGTTGCGTCGTGGCGAGGTCAGTGGCTCTGGTAAGAAGCCATGGAAGCAGAAGCATACGGGCCGTGCGCGCGCTGGTTCGTTGCGTTCTCCGGTCTGGAGGCACGGCGGGACGGTATTTGGCCCGAAACCTCGCAGTTACGCGTTCGTGATGCCAAGAAAGAAGTACCGCGCCGCTCTGCAGAGTGCTCTTTCTGTAAAATTGGCTGAGGGAAATGTCATTGTGGTTTCCGATCTCACCCTCGCGCAGCCCAAGACTAAATTGCTTTCTCAGGCATTGGCCCAGTTGGGCCTGGCTGGCTCGGTATTGCTGGTTGTCGGGGAGGGGCGGATGGATGTTGTGCAGGCTGGAAAGAATCTCTCCAAGGTGACCTTGGTCAGGCCAGAGGAATTGAATGTGTATGATGTATTGCGCTGCGACTCATTGGTTATTCCGCAACGCGAAATGGATCGTGTCCGGGAGGTTTGGTCATGA